A genomic region of Oryza glaberrima chromosome 1, OglaRS2, whole genome shotgun sequence contains the following coding sequences:
- the LOC127760012 gene encoding uncharacterized protein LOC127760012 has protein sequence MASLPAADGERATRVQAISAYLWKALAGIVREHDAHCRMGWWVDGRRRLASPELRAATRNYVGNVVAYTVAEATMEEIQRKPLAEVASMARRAIAAPAYDEHFQELVDWVEEHKAPAPEQEQQRYVEAATVGLGSPTVSVTAFAPSLAADTDFGYGHAAMALPASSSSGARLCSGFVRIIARPGGDGSCFASVLVWPRLAAALEAGDGERLGRIFKPVTAEYLGLRPASGSSVKRAGMITSKI, from the coding sequence ATGGCCAGCCTGCCGGCGGCTGACGGCGAGCGGGCGACGCGCGTGCAGGCGATCTCGGCCTACCTGTGGAAGGCACTCGCCGGCATCGTGCGCGAGCACGACGCGCACTGCCGCATGGGCTGGTGGGTGgacggccgccggcgcctcgcctcgccggagctccgcgCCGCGACGCGCAACTACGTGGGCAACGTGGTCGCCTACACGGTCGCGGAGGCCACCATGGAGGAGATCCAGCGGAAGCCCCTGGCGGAGGTGGCGTCCATGGCGCGCCGCGCGATCGCCGCGCCAGCGTACGACGAGCACTTCCAGGAGCTCGTGGACTGGGTGGAGGAGCAcaaggcgccggcgccggagcaggagcagcagcggtacgtggaggcggcgacggtcGGGCTGGGTAGCCCGACGGTGAGCGTGACGGCGTtcgcgccgtcgctcgccgcggACACCGACTTCGGCTACGGCCACGCCGCGATGGCGCTgcccgcgtcctcctcctccggcgcgaGGCTGTGCTCGGGGTTCGTGCGGATCATCGCGCGCCCTGGCGGCGACGGATCGTGCTTCGCCAGTGTTCTCGTGTGGCCGCGGCTTGCCGCCGCTCtagaggccggcgacggcgagcggctggGGCGGATCTTCAAGCCGGTGACGGCGGAGTATCTTGGTCTCCGGCCAGCGAGTGGTAGCTCGGTGAAGCGGGCAGGCATGATCACCTCTAAAATCTGA
- the LOC127760024 gene encoding myricetin 3-O-glucosyl 1,2-rhamnoside 6'-O-caffeoyltransferase AT1-like encodes MATCINGGELQVQVVSRRLVQASDESLRPHVLAVSNLDLLPQSIQVSTICIYPNPPTSAGGFHDVVAAYAAGLPSLLNHFFPLAGRITVNPCSGLPEIHCYNQGAELVIGEADVAFASLDYSRVGESIQKILLPYAGDVALSVQVVSFACGGFTVAWGTNHVVVDGSALSMLVARSGTLAAGARPNHDRAPRRRMARRSTRRSRRWTAMASARSTC; translated from the exons ATGGCCACCTGCATCAATGGCGGCGAGCTGCAAGTTCAGGTCGTGAGCCGGCGACTCGTGCAGGCCTCCGACGAGTCCCTCCGGCCGCACGTCCTCGCCGTCTCCAACCTCGACCTCCTCCCGCAGTCCATCCAGGTCTCCACGATCTGCATCTACCCCAACCCACCCACCTCTGCCGGCGGCTTCCACGACGTCGTCGCGGCGTACGCCGCCGGCTTGCCGTCGTTGCTCAACCACTTCTTCCCGCTCGCTGGCCGCATCACCGTCAACCCTTGCTCCGGCCTCCCCGAGATCCACT GCTACAACCAAGGCGCGGAGCTCGTCATCGGCGAGGCCGACGTGGCTTTCGCTAGCCTGGACTACAGTAGGGTCGGGGAGTCGATCCAGAAGATCCTGCTGCCGtacgccggcgacgtggcgctGTCGGTGCAGGTGGTGTCGTTCGCCTGCGGCGGCTTCACCGTGGCGTGGGGCACCAACCATGTCGTCGTCGATGGGAGCGCCCTGAGCATGCTCGTCGCGCGGTCGGGAACGCTCGCCGCCGGAGCACGGCCCAACCACGACCGCGCGCCACGCCGTCGTATGGCGCGTCGCTCGACGAGGCGTTCACGCCGctggacggcgatggcgagcgcCAGATCAACGTGCTGA
- the LOC127760031 gene encoding coniferyl alcohol acyltransferase-like encodes CGSSAIGTCDISLHVRVVHRRLVKASDESIRPHVLAVSNLDLIPRTIQVSMFCIYPKPSTGGDFHDVVAAFAAGLPSLLNHFFPLAGRIVSNPCSGLPEIHCHNQGAELVVGEADVALASLDYGTVGASVGKILLPYAGDVALSVQVVSFACGGFTVAWGTNHVVVDGSALSMLVSAWSELARSGTLAAGARPNHDRSVFRPRSPPSYGASLDEAFTPLDGARQVNVLTSDESFVGVRLYYIEAADIARLREQARATRVQAVSAYLWKALAAVVGSRDARCRMVWWVDGRRRLTLSSSPELRAAMRSYVGNVTTFAVAEATVEEIQRKPLAEVASMARDAIAAPAYGEHFQELVDWVEEHKAGKQRYIDTASVGLGSPAVSVTAFASFEVDTDFGHGHAAMALPTSSSSARLCTGFVQIAARPGGGDGSWIASALLWPRLAAALESDERLGRIFKPVTAEYLGLRPASGSSAKRAGMITSKI; translated from the exons TGTGGATCATCTGCGATTGGCACCTGCGACATTTCA CTGCACGTCCGTGTTGTTCACCGGCGACTCGTGAAGGCCTCCGACGAGTCCATCCGGCCTCACGTCCTCGCCGTCTCCAACCTCGACCTCATCCCGCGGACCATCCAGGTCTCCATGTTCTGCATCTACCCCAAGCCTTCCACAGGCGGCGATTTTCACGACGTCGTCGCGGCGTTCGCCGCCGGCTTGCCGTCGTTGCTCAACCACTTCTTCCCTCTCGCCGGCCGCATCGTCTCCAACCCTTGCTCCGGCCTCCCCGAGATCCACTGCCACAACCAAGgcgcggagctcgtcgtcggcgaggccgacgTGGCCCTCGCTAGCCTGGACTACGGTACGGTGGGCGCGTCGGTCGGGAAGATCCTGTTGCCGtacgccggcgacgtggcgctGTCGGTGCAGGTGGTGTCGTTCGCCTGCGGCGGCTTCACCGTGGCGTGGGGCACCAACCATGTCGTCGTGGACGGGAGCGCCCTGAGCATGCTCGTCAGCGCGTGGTCGGAGCTCGCGCGGTCGGGAACGCTCGCCGCCGGAGCACGGCCGAACCACGACCGCTCCGTGTTCCGGCCGCGCTCCCCGCCGTCGTACGGCGCGTCGCTCGACGAGGCGTTCACGCCGCTCGACGGCGCGCGCCAGGTCAACGTCCTGACGAGCGACGAGAGCTTCGTCGGCGTGCGCCTGTACTACATCGAGGCGGCGGACATCGCCCGGCTACGCGAGCAGGCGCGGGCGACGCGGGTACAGGCGGTGTCCGCGTACCTGTGGAAGGCCCTCGCCGCGGTGGTGGGCTCGCGCGACGCGCGCTGCCGCATGGTGTGGTGGGTGGACGGCCGCCGGCGTCTcactctctcctcctcgccggagctccgcgCCGCGATGCGCAGCTACGTGGGCAACGTCACGACCTTCGCGGTCGCGGAGGCCACCGTGGAGGAGATCCAGCGGAAGCCCCTGGCGGAGGTGGCGTCCATGGCGCGCGACGCGATCGCCGCGCCGGCGTACGGCGAGCACTTCCAGGAGCTCGTGGACTGGGTCGAGGAGCACAAGGCCGGGAAGCAGCGGTACATCGACACGGCGAGCGTCGGGCTGGGCAGCCCGGCGGTGAGCGTGACGGCGTTCGCGTCGTTCGAGGTGGACACCGACTTCGGCCACGGCCACGCCGCGATGGCGCTGCCCACGTCGTCCTCCAGCGCGAGGCTGTGCACGGGGTTCGTGCAGATCGCCGCGcggcctggcggcggcgacgggtcgtGGATCGCGAGCGCGCTGCTGTGGccgaggctggcggcggcgctcgagtCCGACGAGCGGCTGGGGCGCATCTTCAAGCCGGTGACGGCAGAGTATCTTGGTCTCCGGCCAGCGAGTGGTAGCTCGGCGAAGCGGGCAGGCATGATCACCTCTAAAATCTGA